The sequence TCCCGACGACCTGTGCGTTCTGCTGATCCAGTTCGTCAATCTGGTTCGGGATGGAGTCCAGGTCCCCATGTCCACGAGATCGGGGCAGTTCGTCACCCTGCACGACGTGGTGGAGGAGGTGGGAGTGGACGCCACCCGGTACTTCTTTCTGACCCGCCGCAGCGACAGTCAGCTGGACTTCGACCTGGAGCTGGCCAAACGTCAAAGCAACGACAATCCGGTCTACTATGTTCAGTACGCTCATGCCCGCATCTGTAGCATCTGTCGGGAACTGACCGAACGGGGCGGCAGGATGCCCGAACTGACAGCCCTGAATCCCGACAGCGTGAAAGAGGTGCTGGATGGAGAGGAAACCCGCAGACTGCTAAACGCTCTGGCGTTCTTCCCTCAGGAGATTGAAAACGCGTCGCTGGAGACGGCCCCCCATGCGATCACGACCTGCGCCTATAACCTGGCGGGATGTTTTCATTCCTTCTACAATACGAACCGCATCCTGGGAGAAGCTCCGGATGTGGAAGGAGCGCGTCTTCTGGTGGCGGAAGCCGTTCGCGTCGTTCTGGTCCGCTGCCTGAAACTTCTTGGAGTCTCCGCTCCGGAAAGGATGTAAAATTCGTGCCGCGTCTGCGTTGGGTCATCATCACTGCCGTCGCGCTTCTGGCCATTTTTATCGCAGGCACGGTCTATTTTTTTGAATTTCGCAGAATCGGCGATTTGAAGGCCGACGTGGCGAAAAAACTTGTCCGGCTGGACGAAAAAGAACGCAGTGTAAACGAATATCGGGAAAAGGTCGAGTTCTACAAAACGAAAGAGGGAATCGCCCATCTGGCCCGGGAAGAGTACAATCTGGCTTTTCCCGGCGAACGAATCTACATCATCGTCCCCGAGTCGTCCGATCCCGTCCCTCCCCTGCCCTGACAGCGGGTTATACTGAATCAGGCCAGGCGAACTCAGGAACATGCTTCCGGAAGCCGATACTGAAACTGAGATGCGAAGGAGGTGACGGCCATGGATATTACTACGGGCATTGCGCAGGCTTCGATGACCATGTCTCTGGTCAAAGTTGCTACGGAAGCACAGACGGCAGTGCTGAAGAACGTCATGGACACTCAGAAAGAGGCCCTTTCTATCCTTCTGCAGTCCCTCGGTGTGGGGCAGCAGATCAACATTCAGGCATAAGGGCGCGGGTGATCACATCTCATTTGAAAAGGAGGGGCCCTGCCTCTCCTTTTTTTGTATTGTTCATCGTTTACTGTCAAAATCACTGTTTTTACGAGCAATTTGACTGATGCCATCCTTTCATTCGTATATTAGACTGCAGTAAAACAATTCATGATTTCAATATCCTTCCGGCAAACACTCCTGTGAGCGGGAAAGACTTGAGACAGAGTGAACGTTGGCGTATGACCCTAAAGGAGAGTTGAGACTATGCAACGATGGATACCTTTTCAGAACCGCTGTCCGGAAACGGCGCTGTCGATCATTTGCGGCCCGCTTCGCCGGGCCCGAATCTCAACAGAAAAAAACTGAAATGATGAACTGGAACGCGAAACATCCCACTCAGGAATTGCTTGTCAGCGCCCTCAGATCCTGTCGTGCTCAGCCAGGCGAGGGCGGCATCGCGTCTTATATTCCGGAGCTGGCATCCGTAGATCCTTCGCTTTTTGCTCTGTCCATGACGACGATGGAGGGAAAGAGCTTTTCGGCGGGAGACAGCGACTATCTTTTTTCGATGCAGTCCATATCGAAAGTCGTCGCCCTTGCTTTCGCTCTTGAACATTACGGCGCGGACTGCGTATTCAGATATACGGGCATGGAGCCCTGCGCGGAGGCGTTCAACTCCATCCTGAAACTGGAAACCAGATCCTCCATACCCATGAACCCCTTTATCAACGCGGGGGCCATCTCCATTTGCTCGCTCATTCTCAACCGGCACGGAGTCAACGCCCTCCAGGATGTGCTGGAGTTCATTTCCTTTCTGATTCTTCGGGAACAGGGAGGGAAACGTCCTGTCCTTTCCGTCAATCAAAAGATCTACGAATCCGAAGCCACCACAGCCGACCGCAACAGATCGCTGGCTTACTTCATGCATGGCAGCGGAACTCTCGCCTGCGATGTGGAGGAGACGCTTGCTCTTTATTTCAGCCTTTGCAGCACAGAAATTCACACAGAGGACCTTTCCTTTATGGGAGCGACCATTGCCAGAGGCGGTATCAACCCCGCCACAGGCAGAAGAGTGCTGAGCCAGGACACAGCCTGCGCCCTTCTCGGACTCATGGCAACCTGCGGACTTTACGACGAATCGGGAGAATTTGCCGTCCGGGCCGGAATCCCCGCCAAAAGTGGAGTTTCCGGAGGGATTCTCGCGGTAGTTCCAGGCCAGATGGGACTGGCGGTTTTCTCCCCGGGCATTAACACGAAGGGCAACTCCATTGCGGGGATGAGGGCCCTGACCTGGCTGTCCCGGGAAATGCGTCTGAGAGGTCTGTGACAAATCGTTTTCCCCGGCATTCGTTCTTTATGTTCAATTGTCCGTTGCTAAGTATTTTCGGTTTTTATTGGTTAGGAGGTATTCCCGTTGTCTGAATCTATGAGTGAGATACTGAACGGCAACATCCTTTTTCTCGTGTGCGGCGTCATTATCATTTACGTGACGATCCAG comes from Synergistaceae bacterium and encodes:
- a CDS encoding septum formation initiator family protein, producing MPRLRWVIITAVALLAIFIAGTVYFFEFRRIGDLKADVAKKLVRLDEKERSVNEYREKVEFYKTKEGIAHLAREEYNLAFPGERIYIIVPESSDPVPPLP
- a CDS encoding YjfB family protein; the encoded protein is MDITTGIAQASMTMSLVKVATEAQTAVLKNVMDTQKEALSILLQSLGVGQQINIQA
- the glsA gene encoding glutaminase A — translated: MMNWNAKHPTQELLVSALRSCRAQPGEGGIASYIPELASVDPSLFALSMTTMEGKSFSAGDSDYLFSMQSISKVVALAFALEHYGADCVFRYTGMEPCAEAFNSILKLETRSSIPMNPFINAGAISICSLILNRHGVNALQDVLEFISFLILREQGGKRPVLSVNQKIYESEATTADRNRSLAYFMHGSGTLACDVEETLALYFSLCSTEIHTEDLSFMGATIARGGINPATGRRVLSQDTACALLGLMATCGLYDESGEFAVRAGIPAKSGVSGGILAVVPGQMGLAVFSPGINTKGNSIAGMRALTWLSREMRLRGL